The Erythrobacter sp. Alg231-14 genome has a segment encoding these proteins:
- a CDS encoding tetratricopeptide repeat protein — MSSLKRSAARACLGGTALFATLPMAVGVNAETIQTRGVYAADASIPADVQLILVDRFRGDLGQDVELALTNLLDGVVIRGEHYFDLITPGALRTAQVEVEGQDGTFTTRPLVADAELRGAVRSEEFDRRIEPRIRRECVARDDDGDCTERREVRIPCRELTVRVDPRIVLTGMDGRQFYSYSSAQSQSERYCAEDGSLPSSLEMANGMVDRIVDEIRRDLAPVESVRDIRVMESRRDLRREDRGAFRDAVRATESDVKAACTGFLALEETNPDNVSVLFNIGLCFERNAELNDAADYYSRALSIDPGRDYPTRGMNRVNSRSRAEADLALRENL, encoded by the coding sequence ATGAGTTCTTTGAAGAGGAGCGCGGCGCGCGCCTGCCTTGGCGGTACGGCGTTGTTTGCGACATTGCCGATGGCGGTGGGCGTCAATGCGGAAACGATCCAAACGCGCGGCGTTTACGCTGCCGATGCATCTATTCCAGCGGACGTCCAATTGATCCTAGTTGATCGTTTTCGCGGCGACTTGGGTCAGGATGTCGAACTTGCTCTAACCAACCTTTTGGATGGTGTGGTCATTCGGGGTGAACATTACTTCGACCTCATCACACCTGGTGCTTTGCGCACGGCGCAGGTTGAAGTCGAAGGGCAGGACGGAACATTCACGACGCGCCCATTGGTTGCGGATGCCGAATTGCGGGGCGCCGTGCGCAGCGAAGAGTTCGACCGCCGCATAGAACCCAGAATTAGGCGGGAATGCGTCGCCCGAGATGACGATGGCGATTGCACCGAACGCCGCGAAGTGCGCATTCCATGCCGTGAGCTGACCGTTAGGGTCGATCCCAGAATCGTATTGACCGGAATGGATGGGCGACAATTCTATTCGTATTCATCGGCGCAATCTCAATCGGAACGCTACTGCGCGGAAGACGGATCTCTCCCTTCCAGTTTGGAAATGGCGAACGGTATGGTTGATCGGATCGTCGACGAAATTCGGCGGGATTTGGCGCCAGTCGAAAGCGTTCGAGATATTCGAGTTATGGAAAGCCGGCGAGATTTACGTAGAGAAGACCGAGGCGCCTTCCGCGATGCAGTGCGCGCCACGGAAAGCGACGTAAAAGCGGCTTGCACCGGGTTCTTGGCGTTGGAGGAGACGAATCCAGACAATGTCTCTGTTCTGTTCAACATTGGGCTGTGTTTTGAACGTAATGCGGAATTGAACGACGCGGCAGACTATTACAGCAGAGCTCTCAGCATTGATCCTGGACGCGATTACCCCACACGAGGAATGAATCGTGTGAACAGCAGAAGCCGGGCTGAGGCGGATTTGGCGCTGCGCGAAAATCTTTGA
- the aspS gene encoding aspartate--tRNA ligase, with product MHQYRSHTCAALNAENVGDSVRLSGWIHRKRDHGGVLFIDLRDHYGITQVVADEDSLALPVLEKLRSESVVTIDGEVKSRTPETVNGDLPTGAIEVFARSITVQSAAEELPMPVAGEQEYPEDIRLKYRFLDLRRETMHRNIVLRSKVITSLRQRMVDQGFTEFQTPILTASSPEGARDFLVPSRMHPNKFYALPQAPQMFKQMLMVSGFDRYFQIAPCFRDEDLRADRSLEFYQLDLEMSFVTQEDVFQALEPVLAGTFEEFSGGFSVTPSGSFPRIPYAEAMLKYGSDKPDLRNPLIISDVTSHFEKSGFGLFEKIVGGGGVVRVVPAPKTNEKSRKFFDDMNNWARGEGFAGLGYVTRKGGEFGGPIAKNHGPDLMAELYDELGLGPDDGLFFAAGKEKDAAKLAGAARTQVGEQLGLIEQGCFKFCWIVDFPMYEWDEDAKKVDFSHNPFSMPQGEMEALETMDPLTIKAWQYDIVCNGYELSSGAIRNHRPDIMYKAFELAGYTNDDVDREFGGMIEAFKLGAPPHGGSAPGIDRIVMLLAGEEAIREVIAFPMNQKGEDLMMSAPSKAEPAQLRELHLRLVEPPKKEGQPGG from the coding sequence ATGCATCAATATCGCTCTCATACATGCGCCGCTCTCAACGCTGAGAATGTCGGCGACTCCGTGCGCCTCTCAGGCTGGATCCACCGCAAGCGCGACCACGGCGGCGTGCTCTTTATCGACCTGCGTGACCATTATGGCATCACACAGGTTGTAGCCGATGAAGATTCGCTCGCTTTGCCGGTCTTGGAAAAATTGCGTTCCGAATCGGTCGTGACGATCGATGGTGAGGTTAAGTCGCGCACGCCAGAGACGGTGAATGGCGATTTGCCGACTGGCGCGATCGAAGTGTTCGCACGCTCCATCACTGTTCAAAGCGCGGCCGAAGAATTGCCGATGCCAGTCGCTGGTGAACAGGAATATCCTGAAGACATCCGATTGAAGTACCGCTTTCTCGATTTGCGGCGCGAAACGATGCATCGGAACATCGTGCTGCGGTCCAAGGTCATCACATCTTTGCGCCAGCGGATGGTCGATCAAGGTTTCACAGAATTCCAGACACCGATCCTTACGGCGTCTTCGCCAGAGGGCGCGCGCGATTTCCTCGTGCCCAGCCGGATGCACCCCAACAAATTCTACGCGCTTCCCCAAGCGCCGCAGATGTTCAAGCAAATGTTGATGGTCAGCGGTTTCGATCGTTATTTCCAAATCGCGCCATGTTTCCGCGACGAAGATCTGCGGGCCGATCGCAGTCTGGAATTTTACCAACTCGACCTCGAGATGAGCTTTGTGACGCAAGAAGACGTGTTCCAAGCTTTGGAGCCGGTTCTTGCCGGGACGTTTGAGGAATTTTCGGGCGGCTTTAGCGTTACGCCATCGGGCAGCTTCCCGCGCATCCCGTATGCCGAAGCGATGTTGAAATACGGCAGCGATAAACCGGATTTGCGCAATCCGTTGATTATCAGCGACGTAACCAGTCATTTCGAAAAATCGGGCTTTGGCCTGTTTGAAAAAATCGTTGGCGGTGGCGGCGTCGTTCGCGTTGTTCCTGCACCGAAGACCAATGAAAAGAGTCGCAAGTTTTTTGACGACATGAACAACTGGGCGCGCGGCGAAGGGTTCGCCGGGCTTGGCTATGTCACTCGCAAGGGCGGTGAATTTGGCGGTCCGATTGCTAAGAACCACGGCCCAGACCTCATGGCTGAGCTGTATGACGAATTGGGCCTTGGCCCTGATGACGGTCTGTTTTTCGCGGCTGGTAAAGAAAAAGATGCAGCAAAACTCGCGGGGGCCGCACGCACGCAAGTGGGCGAACAGCTTGGACTGATCGAACAAGGTTGCTTCAAATTTTGCTGGATCGTCGATTTCCCAATGTATGAATGGGACGAAGACGCGAAGAAGGTCGATTTCTCGCACAACCCATTCTCCATGCCACAAGGCGAGATGGAGGCGTTGGAAACGATGGATCCTCTCACCATCAAAGCGTGGCAATATGACATCGTCTGCAACGGTTACGAATTGTCTTCGGGCGCCATTCGGAACCACCGTCCCGACATCATGTACAAAGCATTTGAACTTGCCGGATACACGAACGACGATGTTGACCGCGAATTTGGCGGCATGATCGAAGCGTTCAAGTTGGGCGCGCCGCCGCATGGCGGATCGGCACCGGGCATTGATCGGATCGTCATGCTCCTCGCGGGCGAAGAAGCCATTCGCGAAGTGATCGCTTTCCCAATGAACCAAAAGGGCGAAGACTTGATGATGAGCGCGCCTTCGAAAGCGGAGCCTGCTCAATTGCGAGAATTGCATTTGCGTTTGGTTGAGCCTCCTAAGAAAGAGGGCCAGCCGGGCGGCTGA
- the rnd gene encoding ribonuclease D — protein sequence MKIHDLITTSDALADLCERLEKSEFVAVDTEFMRENTYWPELCLVQIANTEEAAAIDPLADGIDLTPLLDLLCENDDVLKVFHAGGQDVEIIVNLTGKTPFPIFDTQIAMMAISQSEQIGYANLVDHWLGIQVDKGARFTDWSRRPLTDRQIEYAIGDVTHLSVIFPKMLKKLIKTGRGAWLDAEMEKLADASNYIVDPETSWKRIRQPGRNPQALGRLKALAAWREGEAQHKNIPRGRIMRDETLADIASHPPKKQGDLAKVRGLSNAWKDNDIGKRLLKVIEDAEPLPKSEMPEKMKRGAPLGKEGALVADLLKLLLKIRAREIDVAARLLTRADELEALAAGVRDLKVLDGWRYDVFGKDALELVEGRTGFAVKGGKLSMTHIDDMQASMQESQIPEETPADVPEEVSEEASE from the coding sequence ATGAAAATACATGACCTGATTACAACCAGCGACGCGCTTGCCGATCTTTGCGAGCGTCTGGAAAAATCCGAATTCGTGGCAGTCGACACCGAATTCATGCGTGAAAACACATACTGGCCAGAATTGTGCTTGGTACAAATCGCCAACACAGAAGAGGCCGCCGCGATCGATCCCTTGGCGGACGGCATCGACTTAACGCCGCTGCTCGATCTGTTGTGTGAGAATGATGACGTCCTCAAAGTTTTCCACGCCGGCGGTCAAGATGTCGAGATCATCGTCAATCTGACCGGCAAGACCCCCTTCCCTATTTTCGACACACAGATCGCAATGATGGCGATCAGCCAGTCGGAGCAAATCGGTTATGCGAATCTGGTCGATCACTGGTTGGGCATCCAAGTCGACAAAGGGGCACGCTTTACCGATTGGAGCCGCCGCCCTCTCACCGATCGTCAGATCGAATATGCGATTGGCGACGTCACGCATCTTTCGGTGATATTCCCGAAAATGCTCAAGAAATTGATCAAAACCGGACGCGGCGCGTGGCTTGATGCCGAAATGGAAAAGCTCGCCGACGCATCCAACTACATAGTCGATCCGGAAACCTCATGGAAACGCATCCGCCAGCCGGGCCGCAATCCACAAGCTTTGGGCCGATTGAAAGCGCTTGCGGCATGGCGCGAAGGCGAAGCCCAGCACAAAAATATCCCACGCGGTCGCATCATGCGCGATGAAACTTTGGCCGACATCGCCTCTCATCCGCCTAAGAAACAAGGCGATCTGGCGAAAGTGCGCGGCCTTTCAAATGCTTGGAAAGACAACGATATCGGCAAACGCCTGCTCAAAGTGATTGAGGATGCAGAGCCGTTGCCCAAATCGGAAATGCCCGAAAAAATGAAGCGCGGCGCACCGCTTGGCAAAGAGGGCGCATTGGTCGCTGATCTTCTCAAATTGTTGCTGAAAATTCGCGCCAGAGAAATTGACGTTGCGGCACGATTGCTAACCCGCGCGGATGAGCTGGAGGCTTTGGCCGCAGGTGTTCGCGACCTAAAAGTTTTGGACGGTTGGCGCTATGATGTCTTCGGCAAAGACGCGCTTGAATTGGTCGAAGGTCGCACAGGCTTTGCAGTCAAAGGCGGTAAGCTTTCGATGACCCATATCGATGATATGCAGGCCAGCATGCAGGAATCGCAGATTCCCGAAGAGACGCCAGCGGATGTTCCCGAGGAAGTTTCAGAAGAGGCGTCCGAATAG
- a CDS encoding LysR substrate-binding domain-containing protein, giving the protein MSTYLPTIKQLQYLVALHEQGHFGRAADASFVSQSTLSAGIRELESLLGVTLVERSRRVVRFTALGDAVVAKANRLLREAEELSDLVQAAGKPLSGQLRMSVIPTIAPFMLPRILPRLRRERPDLQLMLREETSQDAIESLQHGRVDCVLLALPFDTGDVEYEHISDDALFVAFPKDDPRDPPEQIPPEMIDQGRLLLLEDGHCLRDHALAACNRSELRASASMIGTSLHTLVQMVDNDLGLTMLPEMAIEAGILANTKVVARPVQSETAKRKIVLVWRKNSPREADFRLLADELKAG; this is encoded by the coding sequence ATGAGCACCTATCTGCCCACCATCAAACAGCTTCAATACTTGGTAGCTTTGCACGAACAGGGTCATTTTGGGCGGGCCGCCGATGCAAGCTTTGTGTCGCAATCAACTTTGTCGGCGGGCATCCGCGAACTTGAATCGCTTTTGGGTGTGACGTTGGTCGAACGCTCTCGCAGAGTTGTCCGCTTTACCGCTTTGGGCGACGCCGTTGTCGCAAAGGCCAATCGCTTGCTGCGCGAAGCCGAAGAATTGTCCGATCTGGTCCAAGCCGCTGGCAAACCACTTTCGGGTCAATTGCGTATGAGCGTGATCCCGACCATCGCGCCTTTCATGCTCCCGCGAATATTGCCGCGCCTGCGCAGAGAACGGCCCGATTTGCAGCTGATGTTGAGGGAAGAGACCAGCCAGGATGCGATCGAATCGCTTCAACACGGGCGCGTCGATTGTGTGCTGCTTGCCCTGCCCTTTGACACCGGGGATGTTGAATACGAACACATCAGCGATGATGCCCTGTTCGTGGCCTTTCCCAAGGATGATCCGCGCGACCCGCCCGAACAGATCCCGCCAGAAATGATCGACCAAGGGCGGTTGTTGTTGTTGGAGGATGGTCATTGCCTGCGCGATCACGCTCTAGCCGCTTGCAACCGCAGCGAATTGCGTGCCAGCGCCAGCATGATCGGAACGAGTCTGCACACATTGGTTCAGATGGTGGACAATGATTTGGGCCTGACCATGTTACCCGAAATGGCGATTGAAGCGGGAATTTTGGCGAACACGAAAGTCGTCGCCCGCCCAGTTCAAAGCGAGACTGCAAAACGCAAAATCGTCTTGGTGTGGCGCAAAAATTCACCAAGAGAAGCGGATTTCCGTCTGCTTGCAGATGAGCTGAAGGCTGGATAG
- a CDS encoding BCCT family transporter produces MPNEADLPIDPPVVDLPIPTHDRGFYNGFSREVTIPGKIIVSLIIMWAIFFPVRAMETLKIANSTIISSFSGWYIYLVAVLILVCGALALYPKAGSLRIGAPDEKPEFSRFSWFSMLFGAGIGIGMLTYSTGEPLAHFANNPDIIRGTIESASPEAVRSAYMWTFLHWGFGAWCTYSLVGLAIGYVAHRRGLPLTIRSSLVPLFGKSMSGMSGHLVDIVAVVATILGVAVTMGLGVQQFVAGLHRIGFGDWLMVQGSDGTMTASATAIVVALLVLVGASTVSALSGVGRGIKWLSNINMGLSFGLLALFAVAGSGLYGLKLLGVGIWDYVVTLPVNSLTLFTSDGSESADALVQWQLDWSVFYWAWWIAFAPFVGMFIARISRGRTIREYVFGVALVPALMCFLWMGLAGGTAIDLELSGVAEGRILETGISDQLYATIAVLLNPTAAFIVSVLVVILLMTYLITSVDSAILIVNTINGAGEDEGARRYHILFWGVALSFVVGSMLILGGIEAIRITMIIGALPFSVVVTLMCVSILKAVVFDLIRKRHGVPTTEEACLEWAEDQATT; encoded by the coding sequence ATGCCCAATGAGGCCGACCTGCCAATCGATCCGCCAGTCGTCGATTTGCCGATACCCACGCATGATCGCGGGTTTTACAACGGGTTCAGCCGCGAAGTAACAATTCCCGGCAAGATCATCGTTTCGCTGATCATCATGTGGGCGATATTCTTCCCTGTACGCGCGATGGAAACGCTCAAAATCGCGAATTCCACGATCATCTCATCGTTCAGCGGATGGTACATCTATTTGGTGGCGGTGCTGATTCTGGTGTGCGGTGCACTTGCGCTGTATCCCAAAGCGGGCTCGTTGCGGATTGGTGCCCCGGACGAAAAGCCAGAATTTTCACGTTTTTCTTGGTTCTCGATGCTTTTTGGCGCGGGAATTGGCATCGGGATGCTGACTTATTCAACTGGCGAACCTCTGGCGCATTTTGCCAACAATCCAGACATCATTCGCGGCACCATCGAATCCGCGTCCCCCGAAGCCGTTCGATCAGCCTATATGTGGACATTCCTGCATTGGGGTTTTGGCGCATGGTGCACCTATTCCTTAGTCGGATTGGCGATCGGTTATGTTGCGCATCGCCGTGGATTGCCTTTGACGATCCGATCCAGCCTTGTCCCATTGTTCGGCAAATCTATGTCGGGAATGTCGGGCCATCTTGTCGACATTGTGGCTGTAGTAGCAACAATTTTGGGCGTCGCAGTGACGATGGGCCTTGGCGTTCAACAATTTGTCGCCGGATTACATCGTATTGGTTTCGGCGATTGGTTGATGGTTCAAGGTTCCGATGGCACCATGACGGCATCCGCCACAGCGATTGTTGTTGCACTGCTCGTTTTGGTGGGAGCGTCCACCGTTAGCGCGCTATCCGGGGTCGGCCGCGGGATCAAATGGCTGTCCAACATCAATATGGGTTTGTCATTTGGCCTGCTTGCATTGTTCGCAGTGGCTGGATCGGGACTGTATGGCCTGAAATTGCTGGGCGTTGGCATTTGGGACTACGTCGTCACCCTGCCGGTCAATTCACTCACATTGTTCACCAGCGACGGAAGCGAGAGCGCAGACGCTTTGGTGCAATGGCAGCTAGATTGGTCGGTGTTTTATTGGGCGTGGTGGATCGCATTTGCCCCGTTTGTTGGCATGTTCATAGCGCGCATTTCGCGCGGACGGACGATCCGCGAATATGTCTTTGGCGTTGCGCTCGTCCCGGCGCTTATGTGCTTTTTATGGATGGGTTTGGCCGGCGGAACAGCCATCGATTTGGAATTGAGCGGTGTTGCCGAAGGGCGCATCCTTGAAACAGGCATCTCTGATCAGTTGTATGCGACCATTGCTGTATTGTTGAACCCAACGGCCGCATTCATCGTCTCCGTGCTCGTCGTCATCCTTTTGATGACGTACCTCATTACATCTGTCGACAGCGCGATTTTGATCGTCAACACGATCAATGGCGCAGGCGAAGACGAAGGTGCCCGCCGCTATCACATCTTGTTTTGGGGTGTTGCGCTTTCATTTGTGGTGGGATCGATGCTTATCCTTGGCGGTATCGAGGCGATCAGGATCACCATGATTATCGGCGCTTTGCCATTCTCGGTCGTGGTGACGTTGATGTGCGTATCCATCTTGAAGGCTGTCGTGTTCGATCTGATCCGCAAACGCCATGGCGTTCCCACAACGGAAGAGGCGTGTTTGGAGTGGGCAGAGGATCAAGCCACGACTTGA
- a CDS encoding TonB-dependent receptor domain-containing protein, with amino-acid sequence MSKYISGASIGALAVAIASPAMAQTADTSVQSEAAPEVREGGVGTIVVTAQRRSEDLQDVPVSVSAIGAEQLDELNIDTFEDYLDQIPTVTAGGNGPGQSTIYIRGLASTTPNITVAGVAGLAPNVALYLNDQPLSQPGRNLDVYAADLERIEVLSGPQGTLFGASSQAGVVRLITNKPDLSGYDAAASAGVSFTRGGEASYQGEVMINVPVTETFALRAVAYLDDQGGYIDNVQGTRNLTESARFRPEGFVRENGVPVNANRAGFQSTADLSGVTFLDADNSGIAEDDFNDTQYAGFRVSALWEITPDWTVNVSHQRQSLESDGVFFADPELGGLDDLEIERFETDSLEDDFSNTSWTVEGRIAMLDVVYTGAYTNRESDQRADYTDYLFAGQYLPYYICDGSVSYPGAGNNPTGTCQAPNLFVNSFSKTEVFTQELRFSTPDDWRIRFQGGGFYSDLSLEERVDFAYPGNTIAQPFGPFPANFPQTTGFVSDPGPFPASTIFRNDIRRTDEQYGIFGEATFDLVPDLLTVTLGARYYDVEVDFEGSANGSFCNSGGTDQNAFGTDISDLYNGDGQFTFIGSCNPALRQTFDLDDSLADIQAAGLSATQAQQVFNAVRAPDTASTDGLIYKGTVTLTPTPDLLFYATYSEGFRPGLLNRPGGAVAPGTGFVVPFEVETDEVKNYELGWKMDLIDGQFRFNGSAFFVDISNLQTQIFDPSITNLFFSSNAADAEIYGIEADFTIAPYSTPGLSISGAFSILDTEITEVLIPTTDVIEGEELAYAPGFQGNIRARYEWDLSDSLEAYIQPQMTYSGSKFTDIIEINKIKLDSYTLFDLSVGVVAEQWRFEIFGENLSDERAEVSGIFGNDRERIITNRPRTIGARVSFSY; translated from the coding sequence ATGTCAAAGTACATAAGCGGGGCGTCGATTGGCGCACTCGCGGTCGCAATTGCATCACCTGCTATGGCTCAAACAGCAGACACCTCCGTTCAATCTGAAGCGGCCCCCGAAGTCCGCGAGGGTGGCGTCGGTACAATCGTCGTCACCGCGCAACGTCGCAGCGAAGACCTTCAAGACGTTCCTGTCTCTGTTTCTGCCATCGGCGCAGAACAACTCGACGAATTGAACATCGATACATTTGAGGACTACCTCGACCAAATCCCAACCGTTACCGCTGGCGGCAACGGTCCGGGTCAAAGCACGATCTATATTCGCGGTCTTGCCTCAACCACACCAAACATCACCGTCGCTGGTGTTGCGGGTCTTGCGCCAAACGTTGCACTTTACCTCAACGACCAACCGCTTTCGCAGCCAGGCCGTAACCTCGACGTTTACGCCGCTGACCTTGAGCGGATCGAAGTGTTGTCGGGACCGCAAGGCACATTGTTCGGCGCCAGCTCGCAAGCGGGCGTTGTACGCTTGATCACCAACAAACCTGATCTTTCCGGTTATGATGCTGCGGCATCGGCTGGCGTGTCGTTCACCCGCGGTGGCGAAGCGAGTTATCAAGGCGAAGTGATGATCAACGTCCCCGTCACGGAAACGTTCGCATTGCGCGCGGTTGCCTATCTCGACGATCAAGGCGGCTACATCGACAACGTTCAGGGCACTCGCAATCTTACAGAGAGCGCGCGGTTCCGTCCTGAAGGATTTGTTCGTGAAAACGGTGTTCCGGTCAACGCGAACCGTGCCGGCTTCCAATCCACGGCCGACCTTTCCGGCGTTACCTTCCTTGATGCCGACAATTCCGGGATCGCTGAAGACGATTTCAATGACACGCAATATGCCGGTTTCCGGGTCAGTGCCCTTTGGGAAATCACACCCGATTGGACCGTCAACGTATCGCATCAACGCCAGAGCCTTGAATCGGACGGCGTCTTTTTTGCCGATCCTGAACTGGGTGGGCTTGATGATCTTGAGATCGAACGTTTCGAAACAGACAGCCTTGAAGACGATTTCTCCAACACAAGCTGGACCGTCGAAGGACGGATCGCGATGCTTGATGTCGTCTACACCGGTGCATACACCAATCGCGAAAGCGATCAGCGCGCCGACTACACCGACTATCTGTTTGCCGGCCAATATCTGCCGTATTATATCTGTGATGGATCGGTCAGCTATCCCGGTGCGGGCAACAACCCAACCGGTACATGTCAGGCACCAAACCTGTTCGTGAACTCTTTCTCGAAAACCGAAGTGTTCACACAGGAACTACGCTTCAGCACTCCTGATGACTGGCGCATCCGGTTCCAAGGCGGCGGTTTCTATTCCGACCTAAGCCTCGAAGAGCGCGTCGATTTCGCCTATCCTGGCAACACAATCGCACAACCATTCGGTCCGTTCCCGGCAAACTTCCCGCAAACAACGGGCTTTGTTTCCGATCCGGGACCATTCCCTGCATCGACGATCTTCCGCAACGATATTCGCCGGACGGATGAACAATACGGTATCTTTGGCGAAGCAACCTTCGACCTTGTGCCAGACTTGCTCACCGTCACACTCGGCGCGCGTTATTACGACGTCGAAGTCGATTTCGAAGGCAGTGCCAACGGTTCGTTCTGTAACTCTGGCGGAACCGATCAAAACGCATTCGGAACCGACATCAGCGACCTTTACAACGGCGATGGTCAATTCACCTTTATCGGCTCGTGCAACCCGGCTTTGCGTCAAACCTTTGACCTCGATGACAGCCTCGCTGACATCCAGGCTGCAGGTCTTTCTGCAACGCAAGCACAACAAGTGTTCAACGCTGTGCGAGCGCCAGACACCGCATCAACCGATGGTCTGATCTACAAAGGCACCGTCACTTTGACGCCAACCCCGGATCTGTTGTTCTACGCAACCTATTCGGAAGGTTTCCGTCCGGGTCTTCTCAACCGTCCTGGCGGCGCCGTGGCACCAGGCACCGGCTTTGTTGTACCATTCGAAGTCGAAACCGATGAAGTGAAGAACTACGAATTGGGTTGGAAAATGGACCTGATTGATGGTCAATTCCGTTTCAACGGATCGGCCTTCTTCGTGGACATTTCAAACCTGCAAACGCAGATCTTTGACCCATCGATCACCAACCTTTTCTTCTCTTCCAACGCGGCGGATGCAGAGATTTATGGTATTGAAGCCGACTTCACGATTGCCCCGTATTCCACCCCGGGTCTTTCGATTTCGGGTGCGTTCTCAATCCTCGACACTGAGATCACCGAAGTCTTGATTCCAACGACTGACGTGATCGAAGGCGAAGAACTTGCCTATGCTCCGGGCTTCCAAGGTAACATTCGTGCACGTTACGAATGGGATCTGTCGGACAGTCTTGAGGCGTATATCCAACCACAAATGACCTATTCGGGTTCGAAATTCACCGACATCATTGAAATCAACAAGATCAAGCTCGACAGCTACACCTTGTTCGATCTGTCGGTGGGCGTGGTTGCGGAGCAATGGCGCTTTGAAATCTTCGGTGAGAACCTCTCCGACGAACGCGCAGAAGTCTCCGGCATCTTTGGTAATGACCGCGAACGCATCATCACCAACCGTCCGCGCACAATCGGCGCACGGGTCTCGTTCAGCTACTAA